A genomic region of Chryseobacterium sp. KACC 21268 contains the following coding sequences:
- a CDS encoding NAD(P)/FAD-dependent oxidoreductase has protein sequence MDKEIVDVLVIGAGPSGCVSSAFLKKNNINVKVVEKTLFPRLVVGESLIPRVMDHFDEAGLFPALDKMGFEKKLGARFMRGDEVCIFDFSDKFGEGWDWTWQVPRADFDNTLAQEVINKGVDLEFETEVIGIEFNGTDSITTVKNKDGKTKEIHAKFVIDSSGYGRVLPRLLDLEKPSKLSPHSAIFAHVKDINREEGVEGTLISFDIIETEVWLWVIPFSDGNTSIGIVGPTDYIDKLSENGDTTEALRKAISLSDYYVKRFGDVDFLFEPRHLKDYSCSVKKLFGDGFALTGNASEFLDPVFSSGMAFATESGMLSAKLALRQLNCETIDWQKEYSDYILYGVNVFTTYVKEWYTGNLQELFFHQPENPDVKRKICAVLAGYVWDKKNPFVRIHDSAVKNLADFIKLEKLEQQ, from the coding sequence ATGGACAAAGAAATTGTTGATGTTTTGGTAATTGGCGCCGGACCTTCGGGTTGCGTTTCCTCTGCTTTTCTGAAAAAGAACAACATCAATGTGAAAGTTGTTGAAAAAACGTTATTTCCAAGACTCGTGGTAGGCGAAAGTCTAATTCCGAGAGTGATGGACCATTTTGACGAGGCAGGATTGTTTCCTGCGCTAGACAAGATGGGTTTTGAAAAGAAACTTGGTGCCCGTTTTATGCGAGGAGACGAAGTTTGCATTTTCGATTTTAGCGATAAATTCGGGGAAGGTTGGGATTGGACCTGGCAGGTTCCGAGAGCGGACTTTGACAACACTTTAGCGCAAGAAGTGATCAATAAAGGCGTTGACCTGGAATTTGAAACCGAAGTGATTGGGATCGAGTTCAATGGAACGGATTCTATTACCACCGTCAAAAACAAAGACGGAAAGACGAAGGAAATTCACGCAAAATTTGTCATCGATTCCAGCGGTTATGGTCGCGTTTTGCCAAGATTGTTGGATTTAGAAAAACCTTCTAAACTCTCTCCACATTCAGCCATTTTCGCTCACGTGAAGGATATCAACAGAGAAGAAGGTGTGGAAGGCACTTTAATTTCATTTGATATTATTGAAACCGAAGTTTGGCTTTGGGTCATTCCTTTTTCTGATGGAAACACCAGCATTGGAATCGTTGGACCAACTGATTATATTGATAAACTCTCGGAAAATGGCGACACAACGGAAGCTTTGAGAAAAGCCATTTCACTTTCTGATTATTACGTCAAACGTTTTGGCGATGTAGATTTTCTTTTTGAGCCTAGACATTTGAAAGATTATTCTTGTTCCGTAAAAAAATTATTCGGAGACGGATTTGCATTGACTGGAAATGCTTCAGAATTCCTCGACCCCGTTTTTTCGTCAGGAATGGCGTTTGCTACAGAATCTGGAATGCTTTCCGCAAAGTTAGCCTTAAGACAACTGAACTGCGAAACCATCGATTGGCAAAAGGAATATTCGGACTACATTTTATACGGCGTGAATGTTTTCACCACTTATGTGAAGGAATGGTACACCGGAAATCTTCAGGAATTATTTTTCCATCAACCAGAAAATCCCGATGTGAAGAGGAAAATATGTGCGGTTCTCGCCGGCTATGTTTGGGATAAGAAAAATCCATTCGTCAGAATCCACGATTCTGCTGTTAAGAATCTTGCGGATTTCATCAAATTAGAAAAATTGGAGCAACAATAA
- a CDS encoding AMP-binding protein, whose product MFQEEKLREQLQYLNEKSPYYQKLFKDNDIDVNEIRTLEDLVKIPTTSKNDIQANNQDFFCVPQTEIVDYSTTSGTLGDPVTFGLSDKDLERLAYNEAISFACAGIQKGDVVQMITTIDKRFMAGLAYFLGLRKMGASVVRMGPGIPELQWDSIFRYKPKYLITVPSFLLKMIDYAEKHGIDYKNSSVYGAICIGEGLKNQDFTDNILSQKIKERWNIQLFSTYASTEMSTAFTECEFQIGGHHHPELIITEILDENENPVKEGESGELTITSLGVEAIPLLRFKTGDLVKAHYEPCKCGRNTMRLGPVLGRKQQMIKYKGTTLYPPAMNDIMNDFGNVSCYQIVIKSDEIGLDEIIIKLSTDNETENFVDEVRDHFRAKLRVSPKIEVLDFEVLSKNVFNPNSRKPINFIDLRN is encoded by the coding sequence ATGTTCCAAGAAGAAAAACTTCGGGAGCAACTGCAATATTTGAACGAGAAATCGCCATATTATCAGAAACTTTTCAAAGACAACGATATTGATGTTAATGAAATTAGAACTTTGGAAGATTTAGTCAAAATCCCGACGACTTCCAAGAATGATATTCAGGCAAACAATCAGGATTTTTTCTGTGTCCCTCAAACTGAAATTGTGGATTACAGCACAACTTCCGGAACTTTGGGCGACCCTGTGACTTTCGGATTGTCGGATAAGGATTTGGAAAGATTGGCTTACAACGAAGCGATTTCCTTTGCCTGCGCCGGAATCCAAAAAGGCGATGTTGTGCAGATGATAACAACTATCGATAAACGATTTATGGCTGGTTTGGCGTATTTTCTTGGACTTCGGAAAATGGGAGCAAGTGTTGTGAGAATGGGACCAGGAATTCCGGAATTGCAATGGGATTCAATTTTCAGATACAAACCGAAATATCTCATCACCGTTCCTTCTTTCCTTTTGAAAATGATAGACTACGCTGAGAAACACGGTATCGATTATAAAAATTCCAGCGTTTACGGCGCGATTTGCATTGGTGAAGGTCTTAAGAATCAAGATTTCACAGATAATATTCTGTCTCAAAAAATCAAAGAAAGATGGAATATTCAACTGTTTTCGACGTATGCTTCGACAGAAATGAGTACGGCTTTCACGGAATGCGAATTTCAAATCGGTGGTCATCATCATCCGGAATTGATTATTACAGAAATCCTCGATGAAAATGAAAATCCTGTAAAAGAAGGCGAAAGTGGCGAATTGACGATTACAAGTTTGGGTGTTGAAGCAATTCCATTATTAAGATTTAAAACTGGAGATTTGGTGAAAGCGCATTATGAACCTTGCAAATGTGGTAGAAATACGATGCGTCTTGGTCCTGTTCTAGGTAGAAAACAGCAAATGATAAAGTATAAAGGAACCACACTTTATCCGCCTGCGATGAACGATATTATGAATGATTTCGGAAATGTTTCGTGTTATCAAATCGTTATCAAATCAGACGAAATTGGTTTGGATGAAATTATTATCAAACTAAGTACAGACAACGAGACCGAAAATTTTGTGGACGAAGTGAGAGACCATTTCCGAGCAAAATTGAGAGTGAGTCCGAAAATCGAAGTTTTGGATTTTGAAGTATTATCGAAAAATGTTTTTAATCCAAATAGCCGTAAACCAATTAATTTTATAGATTTACGAAATTAA
- a CDS encoding ATP-binding protein, translating to MEKKIGLQREKLEEITLYESFVLLITGVRRAGKSTLLLQLLNDNKDQSLFLNFEDPRLAGFELPDFQKLDVIIREKNVKNLFFDEIQIVEGWELYVRQKLDEGFKVAVTGSNATLLSREMGTKLTGRNLPYELFPFSYREFLEFKNLENNSSSVEEYMMEGGFPEFLNLDNGLVLQRLLVDVLNRDIAVRYGIRDINSLQQLAIYLISNIGKLVSANKLKDLFGLKSVSAIADYFSHLENTYLVQFLPKFSYSLKTQVRNPKKVYVVDLGLFTHASIVFTDELGRRLENMVYLHLRRKFPEVYYFNEKKECDFIAIKQGKPAEIIQVCYDLNQDNLQREIAGLLDALNYFDEEKGKIITFNQKDHFEKDGKIIEVLPFHEFAG from the coding sequence TTGGAAAAAAAAATAGGATTGCAACGTGAGAAATTAGAGGAAATAACTTTGTATGAAAGTTTTGTTTTGCTTATAACTGGCGTTCGAAGAGCTGGAAAAAGTACACTTTTACTACAATTATTGAATGATAATAAAGACCAATCTTTGTTTTTGAATTTTGAAGACCCAAGATTGGCCGGTTTCGAATTGCCGGATTTTCAGAAATTAGATGTCATCATCAGAGAAAAAAATGTGAAAAATTTATTTTTTGATGAAATACAAATTGTTGAAGGTTGGGAATTGTATGTTCGGCAGAAATTAGATGAAGGTTTCAAAGTTGCAGTTACGGGTTCTAATGCGACTTTGCTAAGTCGAGAAATGGGGACGAAATTAACAGGCAGAAACCTTCCATATGAACTTTTTCCGTTTTCTTATCGTGAATTTTTAGAGTTTAAAAATTTAGAAAACAATAGTTCTTCAGTTGAAGAATATATGATGGAAGGTGGTTTTCCGGAGTTTCTAAATTTGGATAATGGTTTGGTTTTGCAACGTTTGTTGGTAGATGTTTTGAACCGTGATATTGCCGTGAGATACGGAATACGCGACATCAATTCTTTGCAACAATTGGCAATCTATCTCATATCAAATATAGGAAAACTTGTTTCTGCAAACAAATTGAAAGATTTATTCGGTTTGAAATCGGTGAGTGCAATCGCCGATTATTTCTCTCATTTGGAAAATACTTATCTGGTGCAATTTCTCCCAAAATTCAGTTATTCTTTGAAAACGCAAGTTCGAAATCCGAAGAAAGTTTATGTTGTGGATTTGGGTTTGTTTACGCACGCTTCCATCGTTTTTACGGACGAATTGGGAAGGCGTTTGGAAAATATGGTGTATTTGCATTTAAGAAGAAAATTTCCCGAAGTTTACTATTTTAATGAAAAAAAAGAATGTGATTTTATCGCTATCAAGCAAGGAAAACCTGCGGAAATAATACAGGTTTGCTATGATTTGAATCAAGATAACTTGCAACGGGAAATCGCTGGATTGCTGGATGCACTGAATTATTTCGATGAAGAAAAAGGAAAAATCATCACATTCAATCAGAAAGACCATTTTGAAAAAGATGGAAAAATCATAGAAGTTTTGCCGTTCCACGAGTTTGCGGGATAG
- the ileS gene encoding isoleucine--tRNA ligase, which produces MSKFTEYKNLSLTETAKNVAEFWKTNDTFKKSVEIREGQPEFVFYEGPPSANGMPGIHHVMARAIKDIFCRFQTQSGKQVFRKAGWDTHGLPVELGVEKELGITKEDIGKKISIEEYNEACKNAVMRYTDVWNDMTEKIGYWVDMENPYITYKPKYMESVWWLLKQIYDKGLLYKGYTIQPYSPKAGTGLSSHEVNQPGAYRDVSDTTVVAQFKTLPETLPSFLQGFGDIHFLAWTTTPWTLPSNTALTVGPKIDYVLVKTFNQYTFEPINIVLAKALVGKQFAKKYAEGTDEDFANYTSESKVIPYQILAEFKGADLVGIKYEQLLDYAKPYQNPENAFRVIAGDFVTTEDGTGIVHTAPTFGADDAKVAKEATPEVPPMLVLDDNGNPVPLVDMQGKFLSIVKDDTYGFANEYVKGEYLNDDEKSVEFNIQKENLKAIISDLKAYLSVDERIALKLRKENKAFKVEKYVHSYPHSWRTDEPLLYYPLDSWFIKVTDVKDRMFDLNETINWKPKSTGEGRFGNWLKNANDWNLSRSRYWGIPLPIWRTEDKKEEVLIGSVEELYNAIEKSIEVGFQKENPFKGFEIGNMSEENYALVDLHKNIVDQITLVSESGKPMKRESDLIDVWFDSGAMPYAQLHYPFENKEQVDNNKAFPADFIAEGVDQTRGWFYTLHAIATTVFDSVAYKNVVSNGLVLDKNGQKMSKRLGNAVDPFETLSVYGPDATRWYMISNANPWENLKFDIEGIDEVRRKFFGTLYNTYSFFALYANVDGFKYLESNIENRPEIDRWILSELNLLIKDVKSFYEDYEPTKASRAINNFVNDNLSNWYVRLCRRRFWKGDYSDDKISAYQTLYTCLETVAKLSAPIAPFFMDQLFQDLNKVTGKELVNSVHLTDFPVVNESLIDQDLVEKTHLAQQITSMVFSLRKKENVKVRQPLQKVMIPVLDKKTEEQILAVSELIKQEVNVKELQLINSEEASHLIVKQIKPNFKTLGARLGKDMKTVAGEIANFTSEQIATLEKEGKATVSGYEITTEDVEIFTKDIPGWTVASEGKTTVALDLKLTDELRSEGVAREFINRVQNLRKEKDFDLTDRISIQLEENSPFQTELINNDAYISEEVLSDKIEFVNSLSNFDEIEIDEEKFKVKVEKK; this is translated from the coding sequence ATGAGCAAGTTCACAGAATATAAAAATCTTAGCCTAACCGAAACTGCAAAAAACGTTGCAGAATTTTGGAAAACCAACGATACTTTCAAAAAATCCGTAGAGATCCGCGAGGGACAGCCGGAGTTTGTTTTTTATGAAGGACCGCCTTCCGCCAACGGAATGCCGGGAATTCACCACGTAATGGCGAGAGCGATTAAAGATATTTTCTGTCGTTTCCAAACGCAATCTGGAAAACAGGTTTTCAGAAAAGCAGGTTGGGACACGCACGGACTTCCTGTGGAATTGGGCGTTGAGAAAGAATTGGGAATTACAAAAGAAGATATCGGCAAGAAAATCAGCATCGAAGAATACAACGAAGCCTGTAAAAATGCTGTGATGCGCTACACCGATGTCTGGAACGATATGACCGAAAAAATCGGCTATTGGGTGGATATGGAAAATCCGTACATCACCTACAAACCAAAATATATGGAGTCGGTTTGGTGGCTTTTGAAACAAATCTATGACAAAGGTTTACTGTACAAGGGTTACACAATTCAGCCTTATTCTCCGAAAGCCGGAACTGGTTTGTCTTCTCACGAAGTCAATCAGCCAGGCGCTTATCGTGATGTTTCTGATACGACGGTTGTAGCCCAATTCAAAACGTTGCCAGAAACTTTGCCTTCGTTTTTACAAGGTTTTGGCGATATTCATTTCTTGGCTTGGACGACGACGCCTTGGACTTTGCCTTCCAACACCGCTTTGACGGTCGGTCCAAAAATCGATTATGTTTTGGTGAAAACTTTCAACCAATATACTTTTGAGCCAATCAATATTGTTTTGGCGAAAGCGTTGGTTGGAAAACAGTTTGCGAAGAAATATGCGGAAGGAACTGATGAAGATTTCGCGAATTACACTTCTGAAAGCAAAGTTATTCCTTATCAAATCTTAGCAGAATTTAAAGGTGCTGATTTGGTTGGAATCAAATATGAGCAACTTTTAGATTACGCGAAACCTTATCAAAATCCGGAAAACGCTTTCCGTGTGATTGCTGGAGATTTTGTAACAACTGAAGACGGAACTGGAATCGTGCACACCGCCCCGACTTTTGGTGCAGACGATGCGAAAGTTGCGAAAGAAGCGACGCCTGAAGTTCCGCCAATGTTGGTTTTGGACGACAATGGAAATCCGGTTCCGTTGGTCGATATGCAAGGGAAATTTTTATCGATTGTAAAAGACGACACTTACGGTTTTGCGAATGAATATGTGAAAGGCGAATACCTGAATGATGATGAAAAATCTGTAGAATTCAACATTCAAAAAGAAAATCTAAAAGCAATCATTTCTGATTTGAAAGCGTATCTTTCTGTTGATGAGCGAATTGCCTTAAAATTAAGAAAAGAAAATAAAGCCTTCAAGGTTGAAAAATATGTTCACAGTTATCCGCATAGTTGGAGAACTGATGAGCCTTTGTTGTATTATCCGCTTGATTCCTGGTTCATCAAAGTGACTGATGTGAAAGACAGAATGTTCGATTTGAATGAAACCATCAACTGGAAACCAAAATCTACAGGTGAAGGCCGTTTCGGAAATTGGTTGAAAAATGCCAACGACTGGAATCTTTCCCGCTCGAGATATTGGGGAATTCCGTTGCCGATTTGGAGAACCGAGGATAAAAAAGAAGAAGTTTTAATCGGTTCTGTGGAAGAATTGTACAACGCAATTGAAAAATCTATCGAAGTTGGTTTTCAGAAAGAAAATCCGTTCAAAGGTTTCGAAATTGGAAATATGTCGGAGGAAAATTACGCGTTGGTTGACCTTCACAAAAATATTGTGGACCAAATCACTTTGGTTTCAGAATCCGGAAAACCAATGAAACGTGAAAGCGATTTGATTGATGTTTGGTTCGATTCCGGAGCGATGCCTTATGCGCAATTGCATTATCCTTTCGAGAACAAAGAACAAGTTGACAATAACAAAGCTTTCCCGGCAGATTTCATCGCAGAAGGTGTTGACCAAACTCGTGGTTGGTTTTACACTTTGCACGCGATTGCAACGACTGTTTTCGATTCTGTAGCTTATAAAAATGTAGTTTCAAACGGTTTGGTTTTGGACAAAAACGGACAAAAAATGTCCAAACGTCTTGGAAATGCCGTTGACCCATTCGAAACACTTTCAGTTTACGGACCGGATGCGACGCGTTGGTATATGATTTCCAATGCGAATCCTTGGGAAAATCTGAAATTTGATATTGAAGGCATTGATGAAGTGCGTAGAAAATTCTTCGGAACGCTTTACAATACTTATTCATTCTTCGCTTTGTACGCAAACGTTGACGGTTTCAAATATTTGGAAAGCAACATTGAAAACCGTCCTGAAATCGACCGTTGGATTTTGTCTGAATTGAATTTATTAATTAAAGACGTGAAATCTTTCTACGAAGATTATGAACCGACAAAAGCTTCCAGAGCAATCAATAATTTTGTTAATGACAATCTATCGAATTGGTACGTAAGACTTTGCAGAAGACGTTTCTGGAAAGGCGATTATTCTGATGACAAAATTTCGGCTTACCAAACGCTTTACACTTGCTTGGAAACTGTAGCGAAACTTTCCGCGCCAATTGCGCCATTTTTTATGGACCAATTGTTCCAGGATTTGAATAAAGTTACTGGAAAAGAATTGGTAAATTCTGTTCACCTGACAGATTTCCCAGTGGTGAATGAGAGCCTGATTGACCAGGATTTGGTTGAGAAAACGCATTTGGCTCAGCAAATTACTTCGATGGTTTTTTCATTGAGAAAAAAAGAAAATGTGAAAGTTCGTCAGCCACTTCAAAAAGTGATGATTCCGGTTCTTGATAAGAAAACTGAGGAACAAATTTTGGCCGTTTCAGAATTAATAAAACAAGAAGTAAATGTGAAGGAATTGCAACTCATCAACTCCGAAGAAGCCTCGCATCTTATTGTAAAACAAATCAAACCAAATTTCAAAACCCTTGGTGCGAGATTAGGAAAAGATATGAAAACTGTGGCTGGAGAGATTGCCAACTTCACGTCTGAGCAGATTGCAACCTTAGAAAAAGAAGGAAAAGCAACCGTTTCCGGATACGAAATTACGACTGAAGATGTGGAGATTTTCACAAAGGATATCCCCGGATGGACCGTTGCAAGCGAAGGAAAAACAACTGTGGCATTAGATTTGAAGCTGACGGATGAATTGAGATCAGAAGGCGTTGCACGAGAGTTCATCAACAGGGTTCAAAATCTTAGAAAAGAGAAAGATTTTGATTTAACGGACAGGATATCAATCCAATTGGAAGAGAATTCGCCGTTCCAGACAGAACTTATTAACAATGATGCATATATTTCTGAAGAAGTATTGTCAGATAAAATAGAATTTGTAAATTCACTTTCAAATTTCGATGAAATAGAGATAGATGAAGAAAAATTCAAGGTAAAGGTTGAGAAAAAATAA
- a CDS encoding TraR/DksA C4-type zinc finger protein, whose translation MADEKLRYSDADLQEFKQLIQDKIDKAEHDLVLIKESFINDQNNGTDDTSPTFKAFEEGAETLSKEQNSILAGRQEKFVRDLKHALIRIQNKTYGICRVTGKLIPKERLRAVPHATLSIEAKNMQR comes from the coding sequence ATGGCCGACGAAAAATTACGCTATAGTGACGCAGACCTTCAGGAATTCAAACAACTGATTCAAGATAAAATTGATAAGGCAGAACATGATCTTGTTTTGATCAAGGAAAGTTTTATCAATGACCAAAATAATGGGACAGACGACACTTCGCCTACCTTCAAAGCTTTTGAAGAAGGTGCAGAAACTTTGAGCAAAGAGCAGAACTCTATCTTGGCAGGAAGACAGGAAAAATTTGTACGTGACCTAAAACACGCACTTATTAGAATCCAAAACAAAACCTATGGAATCTGCAGAGTGACAGGAAAACTGATCCCGAAAGAAAGATTAAGAGCCGTTCCTCACGCAACCTTGAGTATTGAAGCAAAGAATATGCAACGATAA